A stretch of Chroogloeocystis siderophila 5.2 s.c.1 DNA encodes these proteins:
- a CDS encoding cytochrome d ubiquinol oxidase subunit II, producing the protein METLEYFLPQVWFAILALFLFLYVMLDGFDLGVGILSLTSSDEERRGLLMTSLSNIWDANETWLVLMGGGLFGAFPLAYGTILNALYIPIITMVFGFIFRAVAFEFRELATRKFFWNIAFGAGSFVAALSQGFALGSVLKGIQVDESGHFIGSTWDWFSWQSVLVALTLIQGYVLIGSTYLVWKTEGELQETHYKTAKIAAWTTLIGAILITITTPIFYVSARSRLFQQPLVYVFAIIPLLGVWLIWQLLQSLNRKEERAPFGWTILLFVLTFIGLALVVFPYIIPTKITIYEAAADPSSLVIMIIFIGFLIPVMLFYNLYQYVVFRGKVTGGSYGE; encoded by the coding sequence ATGGAAACACTAGAGTATTTTTTACCTCAGGTGTGGTTTGCAATTTTAGCTTTATTTCTCTTCCTCTATGTCATGCTAGACGGATTTGATTTGGGAGTTGGTATTCTATCGCTTACCTCTTCAGATGAGGAACGCCGAGGGCTATTAATGACTAGTTTAAGTAATATTTGGGATGCTAATGAAACTTGGTTAGTACTAATGGGTGGCGGCTTATTTGGTGCATTTCCTCTTGCTTACGGAACAATTCTCAACGCGCTTTATATTCCAATTATCACGATGGTGTTTGGATTTATTTTTCGCGCCGTAGCGTTTGAATTTCGCGAGTTAGCAACGCGTAAGTTTTTTTGGAATATTGCCTTTGGTGCGGGTAGTTTTGTCGCCGCACTTAGTCAAGGTTTTGCACTTGGTAGTGTATTAAAAGGCATTCAAGTTGATGAGTCAGGACACTTTATTGGTAGTACCTGGGATTGGTTCAGCTGGCAATCGGTATTAGTCGCGTTAACACTCATTCAAGGATACGTCTTAATTGGTTCGACGTATCTTGTTTGGAAAACTGAAGGAGAACTACAAGAAACCCACTACAAAACTGCAAAGATTGCCGCTTGGACAACATTGATTGGTGCAATTCTCATTACAATTACTACACCAATATTTTACGTAAGCGCGAGAAGTCGTCTGTTTCAGCAACCGTTAGTTTATGTTTTTGCTATAATTCCTTTATTAGGAGTGTGGTTAATTTGGCAATTATTACAAAGCCTAAATCGTAAAGAAGAGCGCGCTCCCTTTGGATGGACAATTTTACTTTTTGTACTCACATTTATTGGGCTAGCTTTAGTAGTATTTCCTTATATTATTCCTACTAAAATTACAATTTACGAGGCAGCGGCTGACCCAAGTTCACTCGTAATTATGATTATATTCATTGGTTTTCTCATTCCTGTCATGTTATTTTATAACTTATATCAATATGTAGTCTTTCGCGGCAAAGTTACGGGTGGTTCCTACGGAGAATAA
- a CDS encoding cytochrome ubiquinol oxidase subunit I → MELLSNTVALSRMQFALTAIFHMLWPVLTTGMGIYLVIVEGLWLKTRNADYYYHARFWSKFYVLNFGIGVATGIPMEFQFGTNWAPFSEAVGNFFGSVIGFEASWAFMLEAAFLGIMLFGWERVNPIVHLLSTILVAVGANLSTLWILTANSWMQTPAGGEMVDGKFIVHDYFQAILNPFMVNSVLHMFFATLETSLFVIGGISAWYILKNRQSAFFSKSLKIVLAAAIAVAPLQIYIGHLSGEQVYHYQPSKLAAMEAQWQTTPAGQPADWSLIALPNDKAERNDWEITVPNALGYILEFKKNLSEPVRGLSEWKPEDRPHLVGLIYYAFRTMIAIGFFFAGLMLLSTVQWLRGKLSPENISQQRWLMLGWIFAAPLGYIAVESGWIVRCVGRQPWTLYNQIRTVDAASHLPASNVLVSLISFATVYTMLFIAALYFGSRIIRRGPNLELPLPELEITKPAVDTKPGRFVPDERPVEAEQ, encoded by the coding sequence ATGGAGTTGTTATCTAATACTGTAGCGCTGTCACGAATGCAATTTGCCCTTACTGCAATATTCCATATGCTGTGGCCTGTACTCACAACAGGTATGGGAATATATCTAGTGATTGTCGAGGGCTTATGGCTTAAAACGCGCAATGCTGACTACTATTATCACGCACGCTTTTGGTCAAAGTTTTACGTACTCAATTTTGGCATTGGGGTAGCCACTGGCATTCCGATGGAATTTCAGTTTGGCACGAACTGGGCACCTTTTTCTGAAGCCGTTGGTAATTTTTTCGGGAGCGTTATTGGATTTGAAGCTTCCTGGGCATTTATGCTAGAGGCGGCATTTTTAGGTATTATGCTCTTCGGCTGGGAGCGCGTCAATCCTATTGTTCACCTGCTGTCGACAATTCTTGTTGCTGTTGGTGCAAACTTATCGACGCTATGGATTTTGACAGCAAATTCTTGGATGCAAACGCCCGCAGGTGGAGAAATGGTCGATGGTAAATTCATTGTCCACGATTACTTTCAAGCGATCCTCAATCCGTTTATGGTAAACAGCGTGTTGCATATGTTTTTTGCCACGCTAGAGACTTCCTTATTTGTCATTGGGGGAATTAGTGCGTGGTACATTCTCAAAAATCGTCAAAGCGCATTCTTTTCCAAGTCATTGAAAATTGTTTTAGCAGCTGCGATCGCTGTTGCTCCATTACAAATTTATATTGGACATTTAAGTGGCGAACAAGTTTACCACTACCAACCCTCAAAACTCGCTGCGATGGAAGCCCAGTGGCAAACCACACCCGCAGGACAACCCGCCGATTGGAGTTTAATTGCACTTCCCAACGACAAAGCCGAAAGAAACGACTGGGAAATTACGGTTCCCAATGCATTAGGCTACATTCTCGAATTCAAGAAAAATCTTTCTGAACCTGTACGCGGCTTAAGCGAGTGGAAACCCGAAGATCGTCCGCATTTAGTTGGTTTAATCTACTATGCCTTCCGGACGATGATTGCGATCGGGTTTTTCTTTGCTGGCTTGATGCTACTCAGCACTGTGCAGTGGCTACGCGGTAAGCTATCACCAGAAAACATTAGCCAACAACGGTGGTTGATGCTCGGTTGGATTTTCGCGGCACCATTGGGATACATTGCGGTAGAATCTGGTTGGATCGTGCGCTGTGTAGGTCGCCAACCGTGGACATTGTATAACCAAATCCGTACTGTCGATGCTGCGTCTCATCTTCCGGCGAGCAATGTCTTAGTCTCACTGATCAGCTTTGCCACTGTCTACACAATGTTATTTATTGCTGCTTTGTACTTCGGTAGTCGGATTATCCGCAGAGGACCAAACTTAGAATTACCATTACCTGAGTTAGAAATTACCAAACCAGCGGTCGATACAAAGCCTGGTAGATTCGTTCCCGACGAACGTCCTGTCGAAGCCGAACAATAA
- a CDS encoding response regulator translates to MTGSTQPLLLIEDSDEDFAAFERILRKASITNTIYRCVDGDEALDFLHHKGQYSNSKAPRPGIILLDLNLPGTDGREVLEQIKQDNELKMIPVVVFTTSSNPKDIEVCYRYGVNGYIIKPIDVKKLMRTIQVLIDYWFEAVILPNSVRG, encoded by the coding sequence ATGACAGGATCAACTCAACCACTACTCTTAATTGAAGATAGTGATGAAGATTTTGCAGCGTTTGAACGAATTCTCCGCAAAGCATCAATTACAAACACTATCTATCGGTGTGTTGATGGAGATGAGGCTTTAGATTTCCTCCATCATAAAGGGCAATATAGTAACTCAAAAGCACCACGCCCAGGAATTATTCTTCTTGATCTTAACTTGCCAGGAACCGATGGTAGAGAAGTTTTAGAACAAATTAAGCAAGATAACGAACTCAAGATGATTCCGGTTGTAGTGTTTACCACTTCTTCTAATCCAAAAGATATCGAAGTCTGTTATCGCTATGGAGTTAACGGTTATATCATTAAACCAATTGATGTCAAAAAATTGATGCGAACTATCCAAGTTTTAATCGATTACTGGTTTGAAGCAGTCATTCTTCCTAACTCAGTAAGAGGATAA
- a CDS encoding ATP-binding protein, which produces MSQSEDRIIVQTVNLTAYDKEFLHLSGAIQPHGILFALKEPQLEIIQVSNNTFELLGFHPQALLNQSLKDLLTPTELLFIEGCLVKDFESVNPIKLSIDMSNNIKNFDGILHRCNGVLILELEPKLTQEDRNFIRFYHLVKGAIAKLQNAPTMSGMCQDITQEVQNLTGFDRVMIYQFDGKQAGKVIAEEKREDLNSYLGLHYPASDIPDQAKKLYTRNRLRLIPDINSQPKELVPAQNPITNEPLDLSYAVLRSVSPCHLEYLRNMGVTASMSISLNKDKKLWGLIACHHYSPKYVSYEVRTACEFLGQVMSLELAAKEENENLDYKIKLKSIQAQFIEAMPLTENFMDGLVKDKDNLLQLVAAQGVAICANGDLSIAGETPSKSDIYNLIEWVEAKIDNDIFYTDCLPRLYPTAEKFKDVASGLIVLSISQTQKNYVLWFRPEVIQTVNWGGDPYSSVELSPRKSFELWQETVRSQSLPWKQCEIDAIIELRSAIVGIVLRKADELARINIELARSNSELDAFAYIASHDLKEPLRGIHNYSNFLIEDYADVLQAEGVSKLQTLVRLTQRMEDLINSLLHFSRLGRVELTLQKTDLNELVNSVIDILNISLKETEVDIRLPRPLPSVYCDPVQISEVFSNLISNAIKYNNKPNKLVEVGFLDTALNKPEYIVFYVKDNGIGIKEKHFDAIFRIFKRLHPLNKYGGGTGAGLTIAKKIVERHNGEIWVKSAYGEGSTFYFTLPSVRVSQ; this is translated from the coding sequence ATGAGTCAAAGTGAAGATAGAATCATCGTCCAAACCGTAAATTTAACAGCATATGATAAAGAATTTCTTCATCTTTCTGGCGCGATTCAGCCGCATGGTATACTTTTTGCACTCAAAGAACCTCAGTTAGAAATTATTCAGGTTAGTAATAATACATTTGAATTGCTTGGTTTTCATCCTCAAGCATTACTCAATCAAAGCTTAAAAGACTTATTAACTCCTACAGAATTGCTTTTTATCGAAGGATGCTTAGTCAAAGATTTTGAAAGCGTTAATCCAATCAAGCTTTCAATCGACATGAGTAATAATATTAAAAATTTTGATGGTATCCTGCATCGCTGCAATGGCGTACTTATTCTAGAATTAGAACCTAAGCTAACACAAGAGGATAGAAATTTCATTAGGTTTTATCATTTGGTAAAGGGTGCGATCGCTAAGCTGCAAAATGCGCCAACGATGTCGGGAATGTGTCAAGATATCACGCAAGAGGTACAAAATCTAACAGGCTTTGACCGCGTGATGATTTATCAGTTTGATGGTAAACAAGCGGGCAAAGTTATTGCTGAAGAAAAACGCGAAGATTTAAATTCTTATTTAGGTTTACACTATCCTGCTTCAGATATTCCTGACCAAGCCAAAAAACTTTATACACGCAATCGGCTGCGGTTGATTCCTGATATAAATTCGCAGCCAAAAGAATTAGTTCCCGCGCAGAATCCAATCACAAATGAACCACTTGATTTAAGCTACGCGGTGTTAAGAAGTGTTTCTCCATGCCATTTAGAATACCTCAGAAACATGGGCGTTACCGCTTCGATGTCAATTTCATTAAATAAAGATAAAAAATTATGGGGATTGATTGCTTGTCATCACTATTCTCCTAAGTATGTCTCGTATGAAGTTCGGACGGCGTGTGAGTTTTTAGGACAAGTCATGTCTTTAGAATTAGCAGCTAAAGAAGAAAATGAAAATCTAGACTACAAAATCAAATTAAAATCAATTCAAGCCCAATTTATTGAAGCAATGCCCTTAACAGAAAACTTCATGGATGGTTTAGTTAAGGATAAAGATAATTTACTTCAATTAGTTGCTGCACAAGGCGTCGCAATTTGTGCGAATGGCGATTTATCGATTGCAGGGGAAACGCCTAGTAAAAGTGATATTTATAATTTGATTGAATGGGTTGAAGCGAAGATTGATAATGACATTTTTTACACAGATTGTTTACCTAGGCTTTATCCGACAGCCGAGAAATTCAAAGACGTTGCGAGTGGTTTGATTGTCTTATCAATTTCGCAGACTCAGAAAAATTACGTTTTGTGGTTTCGCCCTGAAGTCATTCAAACAGTTAACTGGGGTGGCGACCCATATAGTAGTGTTGAGTTATCACCACGTAAATCGTTTGAACTTTGGCAAGAAACCGTGCGATCGCAGTCGTTACCGTGGAAACAATGCGAGATTGATGCCATCATAGAATTGCGGAGTGCGATCGTCGGAATTGTTTTACGTAAAGCGGATGAACTCGCACGAATTAATATCGAATTAGCACGCAGTAACAGCGAACTCGATGCATTTGCTTATATTGCTTCGCACGATCTAAAAGAACCACTGCGGGGAATTCATAACTACTCAAACTTTTTGATTGAAGATTACGCGGATGTTCTTCAAGCCGAAGGAGTCTCGAAACTTCAAACCCTCGTGCGTTTAACGCAGCGCATGGAAGACTTAATAAATTCACTCCTTCATTTTTCGCGCTTAGGGCGCGTGGAATTGACGCTACAAAAGACAGATTTAAATGAATTAGTCAACAGTGTTATTGATATTCTTAATATTAGCTTAAAAGAAACTGAGGTTGATATCCGCCTTCCTCGACCTTTGCCATCAGTTTACTGCGATCCAGTTCAGATAAGTGAAGTGTTTAGTAATTTAATTAGTAATGCTATCAAATATAATAACAAGCCTAACAAATTAGTAGAAGTTGGCTTTTTAGATACTGCGTTGAACAAGCCAGAATATATAGTTTTTTACGTAAAAGATAACGGAATTGGAATTAAAGAGAAACATTTCGATGCAATTTTTCGGATTTTTAAACGCTTACATCCACTGAATAAATACGGAGGTGGTACAGGTGCAGGGTTAACGATCGCCAAAAAGATTGTCGAACGTCATAACGGCGAAATTTGGGTAAAATCAGCCTACGGAGAAGGAAGTACTTTTTATTTTACATTGCCAAGTGTGAGGGTGAGTCAATGA